The proteins below come from a single Candidatus Methanomethylophilaceae archaeon genomic window:
- the cas1c gene encoding type I-C CRISPR-associated endonuclease Cas1, producing the protein MRKLLNTLYVTNPNAYLSKDGSNIVVSTDKNEIGRLPIHNIEQIVCFGYRGTSPSLMGLCVENGVSLCFVTPNGKFMASVQGEASGNVLLRREQYRIADDDIRSIQIAKNMIIGKVVNSRAVLRKFKNNHADSAYIISINSAIEKITSLIDLIDSASDSTSLRALESEAARIYFGVFDALILKSKEDFFFRERNRRPPRDRVNAMLSFVYSMLANDVRSALDSVGLDPFVGFLHVDRPGRPSMALDLMEEMRPIADRVVLTLINLRSVDPDGFIEKEGGSVIMKEDTRRCVIAAWQSRKNDEIYHPYIEEKIKIGLIPFIQSSLLAKCIRGEINGYPPFITRSNEK; encoded by the coding sequence TTGAGGAAACTGCTGAATACCCTTTATGTGACAAACCCCAACGCATACTTGTCCAAAGACGGCTCCAACATAGTTGTCAGCACGGACAAGAACGAGATAGGGAGACTCCCCATCCACAACATCGAACAGATCGTGTGCTTCGGCTACCGGGGAACCAGCCCTTCTCTCATGGGCTTGTGCGTCGAGAACGGCGTCTCGCTTTGCTTTGTGACTCCGAACGGGAAATTTATGGCTTCTGTCCAGGGCGAAGCCAGCGGAAACGTTCTGCTTAGGAGGGAGCAATACCGGATAGCAGATGACGACATCAGGTCGATCCAGATAGCCAAAAACATGATAATCGGAAAAGTTGTGAACTCCCGCGCTGTGCTGAGAAAGTTCAAGAACAACCATGCAGACTCGGCGTATATCATCAGCATCAATAGCGCTATCGAAAAAATTACCTCTTTGATAGATTTAATCGATTCAGCCAGCGACAGCACCTCGCTACGCGCATTGGAGTCGGAGGCCGCGAGAATCTATTTCGGAGTGTTTGACGCCCTGATACTAAAGAGCAAGGAAGACTTCTTTTTCAGAGAACGCAACAGGAGGCCTCCACGCGATCGTGTAAACGCCATGCTATCATTCGTGTATTCCATGCTGGCCAACGATGTGAGGAGCGCATTGGATTCCGTGGGCCTAGACCCATTTGTCGGATTCCTTCATGTTGATCGCCCGGGCAGGCCATCTATGGCATTGGATCTGATGGAGGAGATGAGACCTATTGCGGATCGTGTGGTGCTCACGCTGATTAATCTGAGGTCCGTAGATCCAGACGGTTTTATCGAGAAAGAAGGCGGATCAGTGATCATGAAGGAAGACACACGCAGATGCGTTATCGCTGCTTGGCAGAGTCGCAAAAACGATGAGATATACCACCCCTACATAGAAGAGAAGATAAAAATCGGTCTGATACCGTTCATCCAATCCAGTCTGCTGGCAAAATGCATCAGAGGAGAAATAAACGGGTATCCTCCGTTCATAACAAGGTCGAATGAAAAATGA
- the cas2 gene encoding CRISPR-associated endonuclease Cas2: MMILVTYDVDTSSPEGRSRLRRVSRTCLNYGQRVQMSVFECIVSPSQEVLLKKELLDALDLESDSIRIYHLGNNYRSRIWAAGVEKSLDLDEPLIL, encoded by the coding sequence ATGATGATCCTTGTGACGTATGACGTCGATACTTCATCTCCAGAGGGACGGTCACGTCTGAGACGCGTCTCCCGCACATGCCTGAATTACGGGCAGAGGGTCCAGATGTCCGTTTTCGAGTGCATCGTTTCCCCATCGCAGGAGGTACTTCTGAAAAAAGAGCTTCTTGATGCTTTGGATCTGGAGTCGGATTCGATCAGAATCTACCATCTTGGAAACAATTATAGGTCCAGAATATGGGCTGCAGGCGTCGAGAAATCATTGGACCTGGATGAGCCGCTGATACTATGA